The stretch of DNA GGCCAGACCTCTGTACTCGACTCCGTCGATCTTCTTAAGCCTCTTGACGACTTCGTCGGTATCGGCCATGGAGGGAACCGCCTTGGGATGGACGAAGGACCCCACCTCGACGCTCTTGGCCCCGGCGTCGATTATTCCCTCTATCAGGGCCAGCTTGTTCTCGACGGACAGAAGGGTGCTCTCGTTCTGAAGTCCGTCCCTGGGGCCCACCTCGCAGATAACGACCTCTCGGGGAAGAGATGGAGAGGACATGTTTATCCCTCTTTTCTGGTCAGATGCTCCAACATGGTCTTGGTCATGATCTCCACGTCGGGATCTTTCCCTCCGGTCCAGCGACGGAAGGCCTCGGCACCCTGCCAGATGGTCATCCAGTATCCCATGAGGGTCCTGGCTCCTCTGGCCTCGGCCTCCCGGAGCATCTTGGTGTCGTGAGGCACGTAGACGAGATCGCACACCATGTGACGGCTTTCCAGATAGGAGGTGTCAAAGACCGTGGCGTCGGTGTTGGGTGCCATCCCGACGGACGTTCCGTTTATGATGAGCTCGTTTTCCTTGAGAAGGTTCGGTATGTCGCCCGCCTCGGTGGACTGCACCTTACAGACCCCGACCCGATAGGAGTTCAGGTCGCTGGCCAGCTTCTGAATTTTCTCGTATCCCGACGCTCTTCCCCAAAGGGTTATGGAGCTGATCCCGGCAGCGCAAAGGGCGAAGGCAACTCCTCTAGCGGCTCCTCCGGCTCCGAAGAGAAGGCAGTGTTTGCCGGTGGGATCGTATCTTCCCTGTTCCTTCAGCCCGTGGACGAATCCGACTCCGTCGGTGTTGGATCCACATAGCTTGCCGTCCTTCCAATAGACGGTGTTGACGGCGTTACAGAGAGAGGCGATCTCGTCCAGCTCGTCAAGGTATTTTATTATCTCCTGCTTGAGAGGCATGGTGACGTTGAGCCCCTTGAAACGCATGGCTCCCAGCGCCGGAACAACCTTTGGAAGTTCCTCCGCGGTCACCTCGTAGGGGGTGTACACTGCGTTCATTCCCAGGGATTTGAAGTTGGAATTGTGCATGGCCGGAGAAAGCGATTTTCTTACCGGGCTACCCAGAAGGCCGAAGAACTCCGTGTCGGCCCAGAAAGTCTTTTCTTTAAGCATGATAGCAACACCCTTCTTTAGTTATATTTTATACAAAATCAATCTAACAACGACACCTCTTGAGCCGACATCGTTTTCTTACAACGCCAATTTCTCCACCAGGAAGTCTGAGATATCACCAGGTAAACGATACAAAGGGTGAGAAATAGAGAGAGAGGATTCCTGACGAAATCCATGAAAAAAGGAAGGAGTTCTTCTCCCACGGATTGCATCGCCCTTCTGTAATTCGAGTCCAGCAAAGGGCCTAGAATTATCCCCAGCACCATAGGCGCCGTACTGTAATCGTAGGCTCTCATGAAATATCCCAAAACACCGAACCCTATCATCCAAAAAACGTCAACCAGACTGTTCTGTATGGAATAAGTCCCTATTATCGATAGGATAACCACCACCGGCAGAATTATCCTTTTGGGTACCTCTATGATTTTGCTGAACATCTTGACGCTCATAAGCCCTATTACGAGTAGAGCTATGTTTCCCATCAAGAGCAACGATATTATCGTCCAAAATATGTCCGGATTTTCTATCATGAGCATCGGTCCAGGCTTCAAACCGTGAATGAAAAGAGCTCCTATTATGATGGCAGTGACGGCATCACCGGGTATTCCCAAGGTCAACATAGGAATGAACGCCCCGCCGATAGCCCCCTTGTTCGCCGATTCAGGGGCGATTACTCCTTCTATAGCTCCTTCTCCAAAAGGACATTCAGGATTTTTAACCGATCGCTTGGCCTGATCGTAGGCAAGCAACGCTGCCACGTCCCCGCCTGTTCCCGGAAGAGCCCCTATCCAGACCCCTAACAGACCGGATCTTAGAGCAAGAGGAAGGTGTTTAAAGAAAGTCTTGAGATCAGGGACAATTTTATCGAGCCTCTGCTTTACCGCTGTCTTATGAGGGTCTCTCAGCTGAAACAAGACCTCCGAAACTCCGAAAAGACCTATCATGGCCGTGACGAAATTGATACCTGCCATCAGGTAGACGTTGCCAAACGTATATCTCAGTTCGCCGGTAGAGGGATCCATCCCTACCATACTGAGAAGAACCCCAACTGCCCCGGCCAGAACCCCTTTGACCGGATCACCGCTGCCGATGCTTCCGATAAGAAGAAGCCCCATGAGAGCCAACAGGAAGTAGTCTCTGGGAGCCACTTTCAAGGCGAAGCTTGCTACCAAGGGGGCTGCCACCGCAAGAATGGCGATACCCAAAAGGCCTCCGAATATAGACACCGTGGTCACCAATCCGATAGTTCGGCCCGCCTCGCCCTTCTTGGCCAGAGGGTGTCCGTCGAAGCCTGCCGCTATCGCCGCTGGTGCCCCGGGAATATTTAGGAGAATAGACGTAATGGCTCCTCCGTAGACACCGCCGACGAAAACTCCGCATATCAACGCCAATGCGCTGTTAAGCTGCCAGGGGAAGGTAAAGGAAATCAGAAGGGCGCTGGCCATTGTGACGGACAGACCAGGGACAGCCCCGACCCACACTCCCGCCATTACGCCTATCCAGACCAGGGCTATCATCTGCGGATTCAGAAAAGGCGCTATAAAACCGTGCAGTTGTTCCATTTATTTCTCTCCTTCTCTAAGTCAGTTAAACGACGACAGGTCGAGGCCGCTAAGGCAACATAACCTGAAAAACATACTTGAACACTCCTACCAGAACGACCACGGTCCCCAACGATATAGCGGAGCAAAGACCTATCTTTTTCCAATGGTGCAGATACAGTAGGGAAAGAAAAAGAAACAGAAATGATGCCAGTGGGAAATGCAATATCGGAAGAAAAAACGAATAAAGAGCCAACAACACAAGAACGAAAAGTACCTCCCGGGTGAACAGGAAGGAGAAGAGATTACCAGCATTCACACCCTTCCCCTGTTTTCTAGATCCCTTCCAAAGTTCGATGGCCCCCATCAGCATTATCACCGAGGAAGCTATCTTGGGAGCTACCGAAGGAGAAGAATACTTACCGCTGGTCATATCCAAGGCGAAATAGAATCCGAGAGCCCCGAAAAGGATAAACAAAAAGGCGAAACCTATCTCTCCGGGTCTTCTTTCGTTTGAATTGGACTGTTCCTGCATGGAATTTAAAAACTCCTTTCCGATGTAGCTGTCCCCTCGAAAAAAGGAGACAGCTACGCTACGTAATCGATTAAATTATGGCTTCGGTATACCCAGTTCGGCGGGAGACACCTTTGTAACTCCGGCCTCCTCCAGAAGCCAGGTAACGTTAGACTGATTTTTTTTGAGGAATTTATCCGCTTCCTCGCCGGAAAGGGCAAGTTGGATCCCGTTAAGCCTTTTGATGAACTCTACGAATGCAGGATCTTTAACAGCCTTCATATAAGCCGCTTTCAACTCGTCCACTATGGGCTGAGGGGTTCCCTTTTTGACGAAAGCGCCGTAGAAGTGACCTATCGGCAGATATTTGGAGAACTCGGGATAGATCTCGGTTATAGCAGGGACATCCGGTAACTGCTCTACCCTCTCATCGTTTATGACCGCAAGAGCACGAAGCTTTCCGGTCTTTATAAGATCCACCGTGCCCGCTCCCATCATGCTGATAGGCATGGCCTCGACGTGACCGCCGAGCAACGCCGCCATTCCGGAACCGTCGCCGTCGAATCCGACCAGGTTGAACTCGACGTCCTTCATAGCTCTAAGCATGGAGGCTATGACGAATGGAATCCCGCCGGTACCGGTGGAAGCCATCTTTATCTTTCCCTCGTTTTCTTTGGCCGCTTCGATAAGATCCTGAAGGGTCTGATACGGAGTATTGGGGTTGACGCATATGACATCCACACCGAAGACCATAAGACAGAGGGTATCGAAGTCGTTGTAATCGTATTTGCCCAATCCCAATACCTTGTAAAGCGCCGGACCTTCCGCATTGTAGAGAATAGAATAGCCATCCGCCGGCATATTGGCCACCAGGGTCGTAGCCAGAGCTCCGGCCGCCCCCGGTTTGTTCTGAAGTATGATCTTTCCACCTATGATCTTCTCCACTAGAGGCGTCAGAGCTCTGGAAGCGTTGTCCGTACCTCCACCGGCACCCCAAGAGATATATCCGTTGATGTTCTTATCCGGGTAATCGGCAAAAGCTGGTGCAACCAAGAACACCCCAAGGCTGCAAAAAACCGTCATAAGCGCAAGCAAACGTCTCAT from Dethiosulfovibrio russensis encodes:
- a CDS encoding Bug family tripartite tricarboxylate transporter substrate binding protein, whose protein sequence is MRRLLALMTVFCSLGVFLVAPAFADYPDKNINGYISWGAGGGTDNASRALTPLVEKIIGGKIILQNKPGAAGALATTLVANMPADGYSILYNAEGPALYKVLGLGKYDYNDFDTLCLMVFGVDVICVNPNTPYQTLQDLIEAAKENEGKIKMASTGTGGIPFVIASMLRAMKDVEFNLVGFDGDGSGMAALLGGHVEAMPISMMGAGTVDLIKTGKLRALAVINDERVEQLPDVPAITEIYPEFSKYLPIGHFYGAFVKKGTPQPIVDELKAAYMKAVKDPAFVEFIKRLNGIQLALSGEEADKFLKKNQSNVTWLLEEAGVTKVSPAELGIPKP
- a CDS encoding shikimate dehydrogenase, with amino-acid sequence MLKEKTFWADTEFFGLLGSPVRKSLSPAMHNSNFKSLGMNAVYTPYEVTAEELPKVVPALGAMRFKGLNVTMPLKQEIIKYLDELDEIASLCNAVNTVYWKDGKLCGSNTDGVGFVHGLKEQGRYDPTGKHCLLFGAGGAARGVAFALCAAGISSITLWGRASGYEKIQKLASDLNSYRVGVCKVQSTEAGDIPNLLKENELIINGTSVGMAPNTDATVFDTSYLESRHMVCDLVYVPHDTKMLREAEARGARTLMGYWMTIWQGAEAFRRWTGGKDPDVEIMTKTMLEHLTRKEG
- a CDS encoding tripartite tricarboxylate transporter TctB family protein codes for the protein MQEQSNSNERRPGEIGFAFLFILFGALGFYFALDMTSGKYSSPSVAPKIASSVIMLMGAIELWKGSRKQGKGVNAGNLFSFLFTREVLFVLVLLALYSFFLPILHFPLASFLFLFLSLLYLHHWKKIGLCSAISLGTVVVLVGVFKYVFQVMLP
- a CDS encoding tripartite tricarboxylate transporter permease; its protein translation is MEQLHGFIAPFLNPQMIALVWIGVMAGVWVGAVPGLSVTMASALLISFTFPWQLNSALALICGVFVGGVYGGAITSILLNIPGAPAAIAAGFDGHPLAKKGEAGRTIGLVTTVSIFGGLLGIAILAVAAPLVASFALKVAPRDYFLLALMGLLLIGSIGSGDPVKGVLAGAVGVLLSMVGMDPSTGELRYTFGNVYLMAGINFVTAMIGLFGVSEVLFQLRDPHKTAVKQRLDKIVPDLKTFFKHLPLALRSGLLGVWIGALPGTGGDVAALLAYDQAKRSVKNPECPFGEGAIEGVIAPESANKGAIGGAFIPMLTLGIPGDAVTAIIIGALFIHGLKPGPMLMIENPDIFWTIISLLLMGNIALLVIGLMSVKMFSKIIEVPKRIILPVVVILSIIGTYSIQNSLVDVFWMIGFGVLGYFMRAYDYSTAPMVLGIILGPLLDSNYRRAMQSVGEELLPFFMDFVRNPLSLFLTLCIVYLVISQTSWWRNWRCKKTMSAQEVSLLD